The genome window TTGAAGTGCCGTGTGTCATATGCGAAACAATTTCAAAACCAAAATCTCTCGAAAATAGACGCTGACTCGGAAGGTCTATAAATATTCTCGCCAATGCGATACCAAAACTAACGTAAACACACCTGGCTGAAGGCGatttatttgatatttgtgtctgaacaaaaaattatattaaaacaaaaaataatttatttagtttggCCAACCCCATGGCAACGTATTTTCGTGGTCAACGTCACGGAGCATAAGACCATATCATACCTATAGAGGATTTCGAATAAAATGAATAGAAATGTGAATAATGCTCACAAGTGGGCGTGGGACGAGTCATTAAAATTTAGTTCCCAAGGGGTTATTTCTAGAAGTGCATTAGCAATACGAACTTTGCTCTAGGTGGGTGAGTAAAGCACTTATTACACAACATTCTCAGCAGGCACGtgttataaatattataatataactAAGGATTCCTCACAAGTGTGCGCGATTAAAAACAATCTCTTAAGTTCTTCTCTTGAGTGAGAGTTTTGAGTGCTGTGAAAAGCTTTCGGGTCAGCTGTGTAAGGCATATTAGcatcatatttatatttagaaAACCATTTCAGTACGGTTATGGAACATTTCGATGTTTTTCTCGAGAggcaccacacacacacacacacacaaccaagGATTTATTCCTGTACGTATATGTAGGGAACGTTCTTTGTGCGTATGTTGAGCAATTATTTTTCACGATGTTTGTCGGCCGAACAAGCTATATATAGACCAGATGAGCTGGCTCAATCCGAACCGAACAATCCCGAAACAAACAGAATTGAACTCAACCCAaacacccaaccacccaccggTCATTCCAATCAGATTGCCAACCAACCGTTTAGATGCAGAAATCTCAGGTATGCGCACCcaattaaatcaattaaaactaCGAAAACCATTTCGAAATCATTTTGTTTTCATGGAACCCACTGGGGCATATATTATTGGAtgttatgtgtgtgtgtgtgtatgcagaacatgtacgctgatatatatataaataaataatattttatatctGCCATGGCTGGCATCCCAAACAGAATGCAAGAGATTAGATGGGTGAGAAATCATTCAAACATCATTATAAATAATCAGATTTCATAAGTATATCGTAAGAACTAAATCAGCTAAATATACAACATCATATCTTTCATCATTGTTCGTCGTAagagtatatgtatatgtataaaatttGTCAATTTGCACAAAGTATGCTTCTGGGTATTTCGATTTGGAGCATAAGACATACTTGGCTGGTCTTCGAAAATAAATAGTTTAAGATACAAAAAAGTAATAACGACTTTGGCTCGCAGTAGTTGCTTCCTTCGTTGTGGTCAATGTCGTTTAGTTCGTTAGTCTGTGTTCGATGGTTAGTTTCGCTTTGAGTCGTAAGTTTCATGTTTTCAAGATGTTTTTGGCATTTATTCttgtttcttgttttcatATTAAACTTAATCTCACATAACCTAAAGAAAATTGAATTGCATTCAGTGCATCGTTGATCAAAAATCGTTGGAAGCAAAACGAAGACTAAGTTAGCTAATTTCAGGGATAGTTAGTTAAAACAGATGGGTTATTAGACAGAAGTATCGGAACGGTTCACAGACATGGATGTGGGTTTCGATTGGATATACATAAAATAGACTCGTTTAGAACGTTGTCAAAGCGCCCGCGCCCAGACCGTATCCCACTCCCTTGGGTCCAAAATTGCGGCCGTAGCAGGCTCGGCAGTAGATGTCGCCGTCGGGTCCGTCGTTCAGGTTGGTCGAGTCCAGCGATTTGCGGCAATCCGAGCAGTAGAAGCACCTCTTGTGCCAGATCCTGGTCTTGCTGATCATCTGCTCGGCGGCGAACACGGCGAAACCGCAACGCGGGCAGCCGCCCGAAGTCTTGGGTCCGGCCAGAGGACGGCCATCTGGGAACTGGATGGTGCTCTCGCCACTGGTGGACACCAgagtgggggcgtggccgtaGCCAAAGCCCTTGGGTCCGAAGAGCTTGCCGTAGCAGGCGCGGCAGTGGATGTCGCCATCGGGTCCATCGCAGGCCAGGACCGAGTCCAATGGCCGGTGGCAGTCGGCGCAGTTGTAGCACTTCTTGTGCCACACCTTGCCCTTGGACAACTGTTGCTCGGCGGCGAATACGGCTCCTCCGCACCGGGGGCAGCCCTCGCCGTCACGGGCCTTGATCGACGTGGTATCCGGGTTATAGAAAGGCCTGTTGGCGCTGATCTGATCCTCGGTCAAGCCATCGGTCTGCAGGAAACCAGAGCCGCAGGCGAATCCATAGCCATGGGGTCCCCACTTCTTGCCGTAGCAGGTGCGGCAGTACACATCACGATCGGGACCATCGCTGGCATTGATCGAGTCCAGAGTCTTGTGGCAATCCTTGCAATTGAAGCACTTCTTGTGCCACTCCCGGCCCTTGGAAAGCTTCTGCTCCGCTGCGTAGACCACGCCGCCGCAACGTGGGCAACCCTCACCCGGACGGGCCTGGATCTTGTCCACGTCGATGGCGGCACGGATTTGCGGTGCTCCGTCGTCGTGAGCATAGCAGTCGGACTGGAGAGCACCACCGCCCTGGCCATAACCATAGCCCTTGGGTCCAAACTTCTTGGCATAGCAGCCCTTGCAGTAGATGTTCTTGTCGGGAGCCTCGCAGCACAGGATCGAGTCCAGACCCTTCTTGCAGGTACCGCACTTGAAGCACTCCTTGTGCCAGCTGCGTCCGCGGGCCAGCATCTGTTCGGCGGCGTACACATAGCCACCGCAACGAGGGCAGCCCTCACCTTCGGGGGCACGAGCAATGGCCCTGGGTTCCAGGCGGGCTCCATTCCTTACGGACGGCACATCGCCGTTCTCGCGCAGGAACTGTGACCCGTTGTCCATGGAGAGGGTGCCCGCTCCAGTGCCGAAGCCGTAACCTTTCGGCCCGAACTTGCGACCGTGGCACGTCTTGCAGTAGAGCTCGCGCTCGTGCTCTGTGCAGTTGGTGGAGTCCAGGGATTTGTTGCACATTCCGCACTTGAAGCAGTTCTTGTGGAATACATAGCCGCCAGCCAAACGCTCCTCGGCAGCATAGACACTCTTGCCGCAGCGCGGACACTTGGGGGCCTCGATCGGTTGGAAGGAAGGCATTCTGTCTGTGTTTCGGTTTTTTAACGCTATCAAAATGATCTACGCGAGTACAATTACTATACTTATTAGGTTTATTATCTGAAATTGCAAAATAGAAGAACACATAGAGTCGATGGGATCGTGGCGTAAGTCCTGCTGGGAAATGCAGGAAAGTTGAAGCTTCGGTGGTGATGAAAGCGATGAGGTAAGCATCTGCCATTTTTGTATGTTAAATGGTTTGCAAATTATTCTGAGCCCAACTAGTTAATTCAAGCTAATGTACGTGTTAACCTATTAGGAAGATTAAGACGCTTGTTTACAGTGAACTATTACAAATTCAACTTGACAGTCGAGAATTTCTCCTCAATTATGCATTATGTAGATCATCTATCAAGATTCTTATCTGTCAGTCGAGACGTCATCGCCCGTGCCAGAAAATTACCCAACCGGACGTATGTATACGTAATTCATTTGAAGATTCCTATGTTAATGATCGAAAAATAACATCTTTCTCatgacaacaaaaaataaagtagGAATTTTTCAAATCACAGAACACAGAGAAAAACATGAGCAATAAATGTGTATCTATACAGAAAATGTTGTATAAAAATAACGCAGACAGGTAGATAGATTTgggaaagcacacacaaaaaatgaCTATgacagatatatatatatatatatgtacatatctgGGTGTTCTAAAACTGAGTCACAGCTAAAGCACCGCCGACAGATGAGCATCGTCCCTGGCCGGTAATCTGGTTATCTAGCGATTGCGATGGATTAGTCAGGTGCTTTGCAATGGTATTTTGCTGCTGCCTGCAAAATATCGGTTAAGAGCTGGCGATATCCAACCGTTGGGTGTGAGTGTATTATAGCCAAGATAGAACGGAACCTACAACGCACTAAAACCACACACGGAAGCGCCGAGTACTGAACTGGAAGATTGCTCAAAGCAAACTAGTCTATATAATTGTGAGTGCACACGGCACGGCAACGCGGTCGACTTTTCGCCGCTGCCACTGAGTTTTCCTGCTCAGCACATCGAGTTGAGAAACTTAAGATGCGGCAACACGGAGCAGTTTTCCTTCGTTTTATTTCAGTTTTCATCAAATAACGCCAGAGAGTGGGATGGAAACATATTGGTATGCGTCTGCGgtttttaaactttttcgATTCTTCGAAAAGTTTTTTATTCCATATCCTTCACTCGCTTTTTCTTGGCCGTATCTCATTTTTTTGGATGTTCGCTATATTTTGTGTATATTATATGCACATTCATTCCAGTGGGAGATTATCAAAGATGATCGTAAAGTTGCACAGCATTGGCATCTGGGAGTTTGTTTATATTCCCGACTAAATATAATACTTTTGCAAAACATTTGAACTTTATGCCAGCAACGTTGTAACTTGCAATAAGTTGGTTGCAGTATTTGAAGAATTTTGTGAGTAAGAATTGTATCTTTAATTTTTCCCTATTCAAAGTTAGTGACTTCAGAAGGGCTATTCGATTTGAAACGATGATTTGTACTTGAATGAAACTCGGTTGAAAAAAAAACTCCTTGCAAATAGTTCTCATTTTATTGAGTGAGACAGTTGCCGTAAAGTTTTTTCACACTCGAAAAAACGGAATCTATAAATAATAGTGTGTGGGAAAAATGCTTCCTCTGTGGAGCCATACATTCCTCCTCTCATTTGTGGGTCATATTATGGTCCAAATTACACATAAGTTCTAAATTTAAACGATCGCTTGACAAAACTGTATTTTTATCGCTTCGCGTTTGGTTTTTAGCAGAGCTTGAACCGATATTTTTTAGACAAACACAACACAAATTATTGAATTAGAATTAGTGGGTTATGCGTGGTTGAtgattttggttttgcttTTCCATTGACAAAAAACTGATATTTACTTTTCGTTCGTAATAATAAGGTTCGCAAGAGAAATATCCTTAATTTTAGTTTAGCTTCGATTAACAACGATTTTCGACTGATCGCGCTGAAAAATTTGTCAAGCGCTTTGAGTCTTTGTCTGCACACGGCACGAAGGCAACTTTGTCGCCAGAGAAAATGATAGGGATGACTATATAGCCCCAACAATAAATACATTAGCGATCCGAACAACAATCCCAACAAATCACAAAATATCTGCTCTCACGTATACAATAAGCTTAGTATACATGAAATGTGCTTTCATAAATTGTATATACGGTCATATTATAGCAGAATATTCCAGGTGATGCTGCTCATGACAACGCGAAAAAGATGATCTTGATGTTTTATTGGACCAACAAACATGGTTCAACTGTCTTGTTCAAAGTCACTGCATGCCTGTCTTTCGGAACATTGGCACTTCAACATCAATAAATTAACGTgcgcatttgcatttaattaaaattcgatattttGCCATGCATTTTTGGTTCAAAAGGAAATTAATGGGGCATGGGTACATCATTGAGCATCAATCAGATCGGAAAAATAGAAACAGACATGACGGTGTCCAACTCGGCCAGAAAATACCTCTTAATATTATTactaagaaaaaaaattttgataTTAGTTCTAATGATACGTTTTTACTTTTGAATTCAAAGTATGCTCCTTCTAGTAAGTTTCTTGTACCATTACAAAAATGCAGATGTTCTTAGCTTACATATCAAAATTATAACAAactaatataatatttaatttcgttCGAAACACACCATTTTTAAAAATGGATCGAAATTCTCGCAGTTCAAGGGGTAACATTGAAAAACACGGAATTTCTTTAAGACAAGAACGGGTGGGCAACACCTTTTGTATAATTAACGCGCACCTTCGGCAGAATTTCtcaaaacatttttaacaTGCATTTGCAATTGCATTTCCACTTATAAGTATAATACATAAAATTGGCAAGGCGCCTGCGTTCAAAACTTTTGGCGAGTGAAACGAATATAGTAGTACTCTCTGTCCTACTCTTGGGGTTAGATCACTCTTTAGGTTGGAAAAACTAAATGACAAGATGTATACAAGTGTAAAAGATAATGGGAACCATCATTAATATAGCAACTTTGTATCCAAAAAGAGAGAGAACACTTTAAGAGACGGTTTCGGAAAAGCACTCAAGAGATCCGAAACAAGTTTCTTGAAAAGCAAAAAGCTCTTATAAACTCAATATTTTGGAACGATAACTGAGTTGTTTATCAGTCTATTTATAGTATGCTAAAAGataaacaaagaaaatttgaACTTACCCTCTTGGAGCTCTTCTCGATTTCCTTCTCAAAATCTGTTAGAGGCGTCAGTGAAACATGAACATCTTTGACATCAAAGCGGGATATTATGCTATGGAAACAACCGAAAAATATAATTAGTGTGATTTCTTCTATACATTGTTTCAGTAGAAAAAGGTCTTATACGGGGTTATTTAATTAGTATATTCTACAATAAACGAAACGGATTCCAAAAGTAGCCTTTTTCAATGAAATtacaaaaacatatttaaaaagtCTGGTTTCTCAGAAACATTGGGCactgtttaaatatatattatgttCTAATTATGACAATTTATTTAGAAATTGCATCTGATAATTCGATAAATTAACAATTTAGCAAATCATAGATGTGCCACTACAGTCCCATTTGTTTCTTTTGAAATCAGGCGTAAACTATGTAACTaccaaattttgaaaaatgtaaattgtaAAAGACCTTTTCTTTGCGTTTCTCGTTCCCCACCTATTGTTATCCTCCAGAGCGGAGCCAGAGGTGGAAATACTGCTACTGGACTTAGCAGAATCCGCTTTTCGTTTTTTCGATGACGAGTTAGAGGAGCTGCCCGAGGAAGTGCTCGTAGATGTAAGACTATTCGCCGCCGATGACGAAGAGCCTCCCTTATTGGTGCTTAGATTAGTGGCCGCACTGGAAGATACGCCACCCGTACCAGGAGCTATTGTTCCGGGCATGTTGCTTGTCGACGATCCAGCGCCTGACAAATTCTCCCTTTCTGAATTTGAATTACTACCGAATGCTCCGGTGGAGTCGTTCAAAGTGGAACTTGAGGATGTGCTGACTGATCGCAGATCCGATCCAAAACCAGAACTACTGGTGCTCAGATTACTGGCTGATTGCATCTTTCCGGCTGCGCTTCCGGCTCCTGTTCCATTTGTGCTAAGGTTGTGGGCATGATTCGAATGCTCATTAGTTGTGGAAGGAGCTGAGTTGATTCCACTGGCAGCAGAACTGCTTACATGAGTCCCAGTACCGCCCGATCCAGCCGTAGCAGTTGAAGTCGACGAACTGGGCTGGGTGTTGATACTGCTCGTTGTGCTTGAGCTGCTGGTGGCACTGGGTACTTGATTCGACTCTTTGTTCTTCGAAAGCTTTGATGAGGATTTCTCCCGTGTCGACGAGGAGTTGGAAGATGTTGATGATGCAGATGAATTTGTAAAATTGTTATTCGCTGAATTGCTAGAGCTATCTTTTCCATCCTTGTCCTTGCTGGATGTGGATTTGCTTAAGCTTTTGCTATGTTTCTCCTTGTAGCTGTTGCTACTACTGCTCGAACTACTGGCCGAAGATTTGGTGGTCCCTGGTGCTGTTGACGATTGACCGCTTGTCGATTGCGTAGCACCACCGCTCGAAGCTGATAGGGTTCCCCCACTTCCACCAGGCACGTTTCCAGCACTGCTGGTTGACGAACTGCCTCCGGGCAGATTATTGTTTAAACTATTGCTGATGTTGCCGATATTGCTACTGCCTGGTAGTAAACTTCCTCCTCCTGTCATATTGCTAGCACTTCCCGAATGCGCAGTACTCGAGGAGGGATTGGGAGCCCCTCCTGTTGAGGATGACGAGCTGCTACTACTGCTGCTAGATGATTTACTGGATGCATTGCTCTTGCGCTGCTTTGAGGAAGATGAGACGCCACTCCCACTGCCGCTTCCCCCAGAGATTCCAGCACTGGAGCTTGCATTCAAAGCACTGCTGCTGCCACCAgcactgccactgctgctggtAATCTTTAGGCTTGTGGCCGAGGTTGTCGCGGAGTTCATGGTAGAATCAATCTCCTTCTCGGGCGACGAACACGAATCGGAAGAGGTGTCATGTTGAATGGGTTTATATGGAGGTATTGTTTTGACGTTGCCGCCCTTTTTCTGCAAAGTATCAAGAATTTGAACGGAAAAATCACGAATGCTATCCCTCACATACGCACCAGTTTGCTGTAATGGTACTGACAGTAGCCGCAGTACTTCACATTATCCAGATAGTTACCAGCCTCCTCGCAGAGCAATCCAAGGCTCTGCGCGCAGGTGACGTGAAACTGCTGCTTGCAATTCGATTTGTTGCATTGCATACAGGCGCCGACATTGGAACGAGTTGGTTTGCCAATCTCCTGGCAAATATAGCAAGCTGAAAATGGAAACGGattgtaattaattatttCCAATTAGCTAAGGCTATAGTTTTCTAATAAGCAATATTTTTTAGCATAAAACATTTAAGTATAGCTTACTCTTTGAGTACCGCTCCTGCGGTATTAATGACAATATGATGGGCTCCATGGTGGTCACATTCCCAAATCGCACCTCTGGGATGTACAGGGCGCAAACAACGTGGGCCCACCCGCTATTATCCGTCTTCTTAAGGGCGCCATCCCGCGAGGGACACAGTTCGCATCGAACGCGAGAGGTTCGCTCCTGGGACTCGCACTTGCGACAGTACCAGGGTCCAGTGGGAACCGTCACAATGCCATAGCACGCCTGGTGCACTGCCACAGTACAGTTCTGGCCGTCACAGTAGACGAGCGGATTCTCCGGCCACCCCCGCTCGTCTGAACAAACGCAACAGCCGCCCACCATCTCCTTCATATCGTCCAACTTGAACTTTTTAATCTTGACCAGCTTCTTGTTCAAGCTTGTGGAGTGAATGGTGTCGTCTTTGCTGGAGTCTAGCTCCAGTTTCGCATTGAATGAAGACGGAATTTTGTTGGAGCTGCAATTATTAAAAGAAGTAATATAAGAATTCTCCTTAAGTAAAAAGATAATTGTGTTTTTGGGTctgattaatattttttaagggTATGAGCGATGATGgtttatatatttcatattccTTAAAATATTGAAGTTAAACGGACATATTTAAGTAAGATGCACTTAAATAATATAAGTGCTTAGCTTACGAATCTTCTGAATTTGAGTTGTATTGTACCTCTAATGAAAACAAAGACTTTTTAGCAAATTTGTATGCAATTAGCAGTACAATTAAtaagaaattaatttgttcAACTTTccttatcaaaaaaaaaaaaagcaagttctttaaatttttctaATTATTAAAGAACGTGAAGTctatataaaacattttctATCCACTCTACCCCGCTCGAAGTCACCGATCTTGATATAGAGGTTTCGGCCTTTCTCGTTATCGATAATATGCTGCTATCGAGGCAGGTGTCTATTGGCAAGGTCATTCGCACTCGGTTATTCCACAATAACATCAACAAAAGCAGTAGCCCTATAAAATATTACTTAATTGTGCACTTGTATTTACAACTCGGCCTTCGCTGCgagagcgagcgagatggCACATGGAGCTCTGTTCGCAGAACATTTACCCGCACACACAAATAATCTCTCAATGTCAAGGTAATTTTGCCGCTGCTTAATAATACATGCTAATTATGTCGAACCATTTAAATAAAGACAGCCGGAAACATATTGATAGGGGGGGGTTTTAGCACAGCAATACGagcaacaaatatttttaactttCACAAAACGGgcaacgcacacacaaacactctCTTATGCGGCATTCCGTGGGCTGCTGGTTCATTGAACCTGATTTAAATGGGctaccaaaaataaaacaggaAAATGCAGCCCTGCTCCGAATCCAATTGGATGTTGATTTGGTCCCACTGTGCGAGGGAACGCAAATATGTGGGTCGCGGAGAtttcacaacaacaacatcaattattataataataataacggcATGCGGGTGCTGTTTCTGTTTCATTCATGCATGCGCATCTGTGCGAGAGATCGTGGCGGAGGAGAGTGCGGGTCTAGTTGTACCGTTATTGGGTCAGCGTGTTGCCAACTGCCGAAAAAGAAAAACGCAGCCAGCGTGTTGCCAACAGCGGGTTAGCTGGAGTTCTCTAACTTAACGGTGTAAATCACACACACTTGGGCACATGAAACGAGGCCGCTCTGCACGTTGCTTTTGTAATGAAGAGCAATGCACTTTCGACACAAGCAAACACACACTGTCGTCAGGCAGAACAGATACATACACACGCACGCGGGGAGATGCTACATTAATGTTGACGAAATGCCGGAAAAGGGGCGCGCTTTTGGGGGGTGGAATGCGGGTGGGTGTGTGTACATGTATATACCCCATTTAAAACATCCTTCGGGGGAGTTTTTGGGGACTGGAGGGTAGTTTCTCCCAGTTTCCGCAACTCGCCTCTTAAAGCACTGCTTAAATTTCCTTCAAATTGTGTGTATACACCCGTGGCttgattttattgatttttatgGGCAATTGCTTTAATTTCACTGGCCAGCAGGGCTTTAAAACGTCATCAACGGTGTGCCACCAAACAAAAAGAAACTAGTTTCACGGCGGGGAAAATGCGCGCGGTCAAAGTCGTCAAGCAACgcacaacaaaaacagaaaatatgTCTTTTTTTCAGGGAGCGGTCTACCGAAAACTTGAAATTCTTTCGACTTTCTTGCTATTTTCAAGCAGAGGTTTCTTATTGGCCGCTAGCACCCTCACAGAATATTGATTTTCTCAATTTTTTACCCGATTTGGCACTTGATATAAACGGTTTCCAGCCCGCAGCTGTGGGTTAGCGTTTATCTAGCTTTTCGTGGCTTTTCTTAGCGCTTTTCCGCGTCTCACAGTCTTCACAGCCGCCCACGAGTAGCAAACGCACGCAAGTAAAATAATCAACACTCAAAAAAGGCGCTGAACAACACCATCCACCagcgcaacaacaacactgtGTGCGCGAGTATTTACAACTACAGCTacaacaacaccagcagcacACACCACTCCACACACCTTGTaacttgtttgttgttgtttcgctCGCACATCGGGAGCGAGCAGTGCGGGCGCGAGAGGGAGACAACACCACCTGCTCTGTATACAAATGCAGCTTAGTGGAAACGATTTTGCTGGCTGCGCGGTTTTTCCAATTGCCCGAATATCGCGACAAGATTGCAATTCCGAGACGTTCTACGTTTTTCTTCTATGGAGACGGGTTTTTGAGCATTTTAACGCCGAAACAAGAAGAACCTCGGTTACTAGACGGATGGGCAAATTTCTAGCGATGGGTACTTTATTAGAGACGGGTAAAATGCTTAGAGATGGGATGCGACTCGTCTGCATTTTTCCAGATTCAAAGGAAGTTCATTATAACATTCTTCTTTTATTCAATCCTGTCAATGAAGGTTGTAAATTAAGTAAATCGCATTCTTATTGGTCATGATCGAAACAAGGATCACAGTATTCTCACTTTTAAAGGCGTGATTACAACAATGCTCGtcatttaaataatgaagatgtattaggaaatattttatatatagaACACTAAAATACCGAATATTAGATTTCTCCAcagtaaacaaataaaaaacgtCCGACGTTGCCAGACGAGTCAACGGTTCATCGCCACGGTTCATTTCCACGACGTATATCGGTCAGTGTTGAATAACGTTTGAACCTCAAACAGCTGTgggaaaaatcaattttgcaACTCCCTCGCGCACTTCTGAAGAAACTTCTCCGCGAGAAAAGCACGGCTAAAAATGACCAACGGCGACTGCTTTGTTGTTCTGCCCGAGAACTGTGCCGAAGGAACTTTGATCATCGGTCGCAATGCGGAGGACGAGAAAAACGTCAACGTTGCCTCGGAGGTTTGCTTCTACGATGCCACCGAAGTGCTTGAGGGGAA of Drosophila mauritiana strain mau12 chromosome 3R, ASM438214v1, whole genome shotgun sequence contains these proteins:
- the LOC117142380 gene encoding protein AF-10-like isoform X5 yields the protein MCERNNNKQVTSSNKIPSSFNAKLELDSSKDDTIHSTSLNKKLVKIKKFKLDDMKEMVGGCCVCSDERGWPENPLVYCDGQNCTVAVHQACYGIVTVPTGPWYCRKCESQERTSRVRCELCPSRDGALKKTDNSGWAHVVCALYIPEVRFGNVTTMEPIILSLIPQERYSKTCYICQEIGKPTRSNVGACMQCNKSNCKQQFHVTCAQSLGLLCEEAGNYLDNVKYCGYCQYHYSKLKKGGNVKTIPPYKPIQHDTSSDSCSSPEKEIDSTMNSATTSATSLKITSSSGSAGGSSSALNASSSAGISGGSGSGSGVSSSSKQRKSNASSKSSSSSSSSSSSSTGGAPNPSSSTAHSGSASNMTGGGSLLPGSSNIGNISNSLNNNLPGGSSSTSSAGNVPGGSGGTLSASSGGATQSTSGQSSTAPGTTKSSASSSSSSSNSYKEKHSKSLSKSTSSKDKDGKDSSSNSANNNFTNSSASSTSSNSSSTREKSSSKLSKNKESNQVPSATSSSSTTSSINTQPSSSTSTATAGSGGTGTHVSSSAASGINSAPSTTNEHSNHAHNLSTNGTGAGSAAGKMQSASNLSTSSSGFGSDLRSVSTSSSSTLNDSTGAFGSNSNSERENLSGAGSSTSNMPGTIAPGTGGVSSSAATNLSTNKGGSSSSAANSLTSTSTSSGSSSNSSSKKRKADSAKSSSSISTSGSALEDNNRWGTRNAKKSIISRFDVKDVHVSLTPLTDFEKEIEKSSKRQRTELSPPTHQTSATAEVNAPLASSTSASIAVTASATAASAPPATGTTTSGSSISGNAGSTSSGNSSGVSATGGAQSAVGSGGYPKTESSKSSGTASAGSGSGSSSNTSSTKHGSNIKDISSSSNQQASTASSSSAPSLYVSVPLSTANVPGINLPTSSTSSSTTSESHSASSRSSGAQSQHQQQLSNALVGPPMGGSAGAFHGGTISGGSSSVIQHQSGKSSPALGTLVSGNSGGSIISASGIPLPSGNLTATTTESGNLKISYEKQTTRVQQLQEQEAPPARRSRTLDLSTASTSSSSASAVPATTSPLVVLSNQLPLNSVAASSSTGGLKFTYESQTTQMDVPMMPVSAIKDSPPSSPGSEIGSAMHSATTAPGSLTGAPTAAAAQPGNVRKRGRKAKDATIAAAAAAAAAAAALSNSQQDLKDVRILQNGASNVSGNPAGSTPTPPATPASSNAVSSASSIITHTAAHMLGNQINPNSSVAQKLSEQLHMEVQDHSIYTPDSMNSQYAGVPFPGKQRNSTAVPSNPTPAQNPLQSMFSGGGMNGNMPIPQSLEQLLERQWEQGSQFLMEQAQHFDIASLLNCLHQLQSENLRLEEHVTSLIARRDHLLAVNARLQIPLSTIASNTKAEAHGK
- the LOC117142380 gene encoding protein AF-10-like isoform X6, giving the protein MCERNNNKQVTSSNKIPSSFNAKLELDSSKDDTIHSTSLNKKLVKIKKFKLDDMKEMVGGCCVCSDERGWPENPLVYCDGQNCTVAVHQACYGIVTVPTGPWYCRKCESQERTSRVRCELCPSRDGALKKTDNSGWAHVVCALYIPEVRFGNVTTMEPIILSLIPQERYSKTCYICQEIGKPTRSNVGACMQCNKSNCKQQFHVTCAQSLGLLCEEAGNYLDNVKYCGYCQYHYSKLKKGGNVKTIPPYKPIQHDTSSDSCSSPEKEIDSTMNSATTSATSLKITSSSGSAGGSSSALNASSSAGISGGSGSGSGVSSSSKQRKSNASSKSSSSSSSSSSSSTGGAPNPSSSTAHSGSASNMTGGGSLLPGSSNIGNISNSLNNNLPGGSSSTSSAGNVPGGSGGTLSASSGGATQSTSGQSSTAPGTTKSSASSSSSSSNSYKEKHSKSLSKSTSSKDKDGKDSSSNSANNNFTNSSASSTSSNSSSTREKSSSKLSKNKESNQVPSATSSSSTTSSINTQPSSSTSTATAGSGGTGTHVSSSAASGINSAPSTTNEHSNHAHNLSTNGTGAGSAAGKMQSASNLSTSSSGFGSDLRSVSTSSSSTLNDSTGAFGSNSNSERENLSGAGSSTSNMPGTIAPGTGGVSSSAATNLSTNKGGSSSSAANSLTSTSTSSGSSSNSSSKKRKADSAKSSSSISTSGSALEDNNSIISRFDVKDVHVSLTPLTDFEKEIEKSSKRQRTELSPPTHQTSATAEVNAPLASSTSASIAVTASATAASAPPATGTTTSGSSISGNAGSTSSGNSSGVSATGGAQSAVGSGGYPKTESSKSSGTASAGSGSGSSSNTSSTKHGSNIKDISSSSNQQASTASSSSAPSLYVSVPLSTANVPGINLPTSSTSSSTTSESHSASSRSSGAQSQHQQQLSNALVGPPMGGSAGAFHGGTISGGSSSVIQHQSGKSSPALGTLVSGNSGGSIISASGIPLPSGNLTATTTESGNLKISYEKQTTRVQQLQEQEAPPARRSRTLDLSTASTSSSSASAVPATTSPLVVLSNQLPLNSVAASSSTGGLKFTYESQTTQMDVPMMPVSAIKDSPPSSPGSEIGSAMHSATTAPGSLTGAPTAAAAQPGNVRKRGRKAKDATIAAAAAAAAAAAALSNSQQDLKDVRILQNGASNVSGNPAGSTPTPPATPASSNAVSSASSIITHTAAHMLGNQINPNSSVAQKLSEQLHMEVQDHSIYTPDSMNSQYAGVPFPGKQRNSTAVPSNPTPAQNPLQSMFSGGGMNGNMPIPQSLEQLLERQWEQGSQFLMEQAQHFDIASLLNCLHQLQSENLRLEEHVTSLIARRDHLLAVNARLQIPLSTIASNTKAEAHGK
- the LOC117142382 gene encoding muscle LIM protein Mlp84B, translating into MPSFQPIEAPKCPRCGKSVYAAEERLAGGYVFHKNCFKCGMCNKSLDSTNCTEHERELYCKTCHGRKFGPKGYGFGTGAGTLSMDNGSQFLRENGDVPSVRNGARLEPRAIARAPEGEGCPRCGGYVYAAEQMLARGRSWHKECFKCGTCKKGLDSILCCEAPDKNIYCKGCYAKKFGPKGYGYGQGGGALQSDCYAHDDGAPQIRAAIDVDKIQARPGEGCPRCGGVVYAAEQKLSKGREWHKKCFNCKDCHKTLDSINASDGPDRDVYCRTCYGKKWGPHGYGFACGSGFLQTDGLTEDQISANRPFYNPDTTSIKARDGEGCPRCGGAVFAAEQQLSKGKVWHKKCYNCADCHRPLDSVLACDGPDGDIHCRACYGKLFGPKGFGYGHAPTLVSTSGESTIQFPDGRPLAGPKTSGGCPRCGFAVFAAEQMISKTRIWHKRCFYCSDCRKSLDSTNLNDGPDGDIYCRACYGRNFGPKGVGYGLGAGALTTF